A section of the Roseivirga sp. BDSF3-8 genome encodes:
- a CDS encoding bifunctional UDP-sugar hydrolase/5'-nucleotidase: protein MKTIARLFALIALTGLFVTCKVQHPSPKLGPIRFTVLQVNDVYEIAPVEKGTRGGMARLMTVKQQLLEEDPDLITVLSGDFLSPSLLGSLKMNGERIAGAQMVDLMNAVGFDYVTFGNHEFDLNYSDLQKRIDESEFTWISTNTFQADGTPFMQRGKPMPETVLHSVVEKGYTLKVGFIGLCLDFNEKDYVTYEDFYETTRTALEDMEEAEVTFAITHQLHHDDSLYALQFPGFARILGGHDHENMYIPVGPTAITKADLNARTAYVHRVTYNPGTGTARVDSELVNLDTSIALDPEISARVQKWEDLEDSLMRAEGYEPDEVLTVLPDTLEGREAIIRSQPTNYGTQTAEAMLALNPEADLVIVNSGSFRADAIYYDTLYMVDILSTFTFGGAVGTMAMKGSDLQAVLAQGLTNKGSGGYLQTLNVTEKEGAYYIKNEPLHTDSTYAVVMPEFIAKGGEISLPIPADAPFTYPDILPAGIDQNDIRDIVAHYYRNK, encoded by the coding sequence ATGAAAACCATCGCCAGGCTATTTGCCCTTATTGCCCTTACGGGTCTCTTTGTCACGTGTAAGGTACAGCATCCTTCGCCTAAGCTGGGGCCTATCCGATTCACCGTACTACAGGTAAATGATGTGTACGAGATCGCCCCGGTGGAGAAAGGCACGCGGGGAGGCATGGCCCGTCTGATGACGGTAAAACAACAATTACTTGAGGAAGATCCTGACCTGATCACTGTTCTTTCGGGTGATTTTCTGAGCCCTTCGCTGCTGGGTAGTTTAAAGATGAACGGTGAGCGCATTGCCGGGGCGCAGATGGTAGACCTGATGAATGCCGTGGGCTTTGACTATGTTACCTTTGGCAATCACGAGTTTGACCTGAACTACAGCGATCTGCAGAAGCGCATAGACGAATCGGAGTTTACCTGGATCAGTACCAATACCTTCCAGGCGGATGGCACACCTTTTATGCAGCGAGGCAAACCTATGCCCGAAACAGTGCTGCACTCTGTGGTGGAAAAGGGGTATACCCTGAAGGTAGGGTTCATAGGCCTGTGCCTGGATTTTAATGAAAAGGATTATGTGACGTACGAGGACTTTTACGAGACCACCCGCACCGCACTGGAAGATATGGAGGAAGCAGAGGTGACCTTTGCCATTACCCATCAGCTACATCACGATGACAGCCTCTACGCCCTGCAGTTCCCGGGTTTTGCGCGTATACTGGGCGGCCATGATCATGAGAATATGTACATCCCTGTGGGGCCAACGGCCATTACTAAAGCTGACCTGAATGCCCGCACGGCTTATGTGCACCGGGTAACGTATAACCCTGGCACAGGAACAGCGAGGGTGGATAGTGAGCTGGTAAACCTGGACACCAGCATAGCACTGGATCCTGAAATCAGCGCCCGGGTGCAGAAGTGGGAAGACCTGGAGGACAGCCTCATGCGTGCGGAGGGCTATGAACCCGACGAAGTACTTACGGTGCTACCTGACACCCTGGAAGGCCGCGAGGCCATTATCCGCAGCCAGCCTACTAACTACGGCACTCAAACTGCGGAGGCGATGCTGGCGCTAAACCCTGAGGCTGATCTGGTAATCGTGAACAGCGGCAGTTTCCGGGCCGATGCCATTTACTATGACACGCTCTACATGGTCGATATACTCAGCACCTTCACCTTTGGCGGGGCTGTGGGGACCATGGCAATGAAGGGCAGCGATCTACAGGCGGTACTGGCACAAGGCCTGACTAATAAGGGAAGCGGCGGCTACCTGCAAACGCTGAACGTTACCGAAAAGGAGGGAGCCTATTACATAAAGAATGAGCCCTTACATACGGACAGTACTTATGCAGTGGTAATGCCTGAATTTATTGCCAAAGGTGGCGAGATCAGCCTTCCGATACCTGCAGATGCTCCGTTTACTTACCCCGACATCCTGCCCGCAGGAATAGATCAGAATGATATCCGGGATATCGTGGCTCATTATTACAGAAATAAATAA
- a CDS encoding Dyp-type peroxidase — protein MSDNQKLTSIKTITTDPGQRYTGVWEHVQRGLVYPSPHAVYASYWLKSDQSLTRNELRDLKVAIRTKIHCSPELHHKHTSASLGVGIARWKQIWEDSHMPLPKGLAFRYPEEGNENRSKVIAKSCGTFLDEGADLWFHIKSDEMEACEILHDFITDYLKNITGHTDAQAASSKSTQPDGKGGKVLGRRFSENLNNPTDPISIAKHCIVGPEDIDHLGGSYVMAQRFMINWDQLHSMSETQIEDIIGRKTDDSFIPDRDTRSHIKAARQQDDHGNTTPVLRLGLPFGMSDVAHCPYMLAKGSTISDEAGIYWAGFAKSFRVLETIMSQQIGSRGQYMHDRLFDNVKSNYGGFFYIPSIQDLGLDEVAHVESKWENKAERLWEGKNFPGMDWGRLDRHFDQSSPNGRMHYNHKEYMYSMATLTAKERKEQQAPTDRILSLLENSFMRWQDNWYIDRKQMELGEIDEYLAQFKKEYPEERAPEQLVDLEAAQQQYSIMLRKGWSVRLSLHVMSSDWYGFRGRRILMPDGTQKSIYEVFGDGVIDENSLPEGCSIINGADTFRIQPEEIIVGGLPNLSLGEGRYAMRYLSHAERMEGFFDNLSETSGVGHNIPSFEKILEKGFDGLLEDIATHRKAMQEGGLTDEEKQTKGDFYESCHLAIKGVQEYCLRYSALAKKMAEQCGKGEGWYRNNLSEIAERMEYLAHGAPRNFTEAVQAIYTTHSCLHLTGEPTALGRLDQVLYRFYQQDLESGLHTPESAQEVLDAFCIKLDEKVQANRIFVEDHQYFGNLAMGGASGPYPQGASINQWIQQLTVGGCDPDTGESAYNELTSMFIRCIRRMPLNAPCVSLRVRKDIPTELLKEAGEAILSGGAHPIFLNDDLFIDGLQSSGNNVGGDFTNGASGWDSQVTLRSARNYACDGCYEPQFPGENWFSLGGFSTLEPLECALNQGKTYSSAGMSYFYGKVQSFTSKHCAHIETFEELKELYFKHFDWLNRKAFNGQLMGFGANTAYCPSPLLSCLIDNCLPKGMDYYSGGAKYNIYGPCYIALSSAINSLYAIKKMVFDQGTAVTSLPELLNCLCCDWGYAMTEPFVSTLAGPARIAAEADRYKRLREVALSLPRYGRGVAEVDELGNEVIERIADLSVACFTEPQERLGERFKAMASQYGTEEHPFGLQIQPGVGTFENHVEMGAWNGASADGRRRGTTVASDMSAAPSMADLPVDHQEAEFSKALRSAGGSGARKMTEGAPTDFNIREMYPLDDLVSVMRQFADGEGSNLMTITVADPVSMETAMSQPEQYDLLRVRTGGWTAYFTAMFPNIQEQHRRRPLNTPAED, from the coding sequence ATGTCAGATAATCAGAAGCTCACCTCGATCAAGACGATCACGACAGACCCCGGCCAACGCTATACGGGGGTTTGGGAGCATGTACAACGGGGGCTTGTATACCCCAGTCCTCACGCCGTATATGCCAGTTACTGGCTTAAGAGTGATCAGTCTCTCACGCGTAATGAACTGCGTGACCTGAAGGTAGCCATCCGGACGAAAATACATTGTTCACCCGAACTGCACCATAAGCACACATCGGCCTCACTGGGGGTGGGAATTGCCCGCTGGAAGCAGATCTGGGAAGATAGCCATATGCCTCTGCCCAAAGGGCTGGCCTTTCGCTACCCGGAAGAGGGGAATGAAAACCGTAGTAAGGTAATCGCCAAGTCCTGCGGTACCTTTCTGGATGAAGGTGCAGATCTGTGGTTTCACATCAAATCGGACGAGATGGAGGCCTGCGAAATTCTGCATGACTTCATTACGGACTATCTGAAAAATATAACCGGCCATACGGACGCTCAGGCAGCGAGTAGTAAAAGTACGCAACCTGACGGCAAGGGAGGCAAGGTACTGGGGCGCCGCTTTAGCGAAAACCTGAACAACCCTACCGATCCTATTTCTATTGCCAAGCACTGCATAGTGGGCCCTGAAGACATAGACCACCTGGGTGGCTCGTACGTAATGGCCCAGCGTTTTATGATCAACTGGGACCAGCTTCACAGCATGAGCGAAACGCAGATAGAGGACATCATAGGCCGCAAAACGGACGATAGCTTTATACCAGACCGGGACACACGCAGTCACATAAAGGCCGCCCGTCAGCAGGATGATCATGGTAACACCACGCCGGTACTGCGCCTGGGCCTGCCCTTCGGCATGTCAGACGTGGCCCACTGCCCTTACATGCTGGCGAAAGGCTCCACTATTTCCGATGAGGCAGGTATCTATTGGGCAGGTTTTGCCAAGAGCTTTCGTGTGCTGGAGACGATCATGAGCCAGCAGATAGGCAGCCGCGGGCAATACATGCACGATCGCCTGTTTGACAATGTGAAATCTAACTACGGTGGATTTTTCTATATACCAAGCATACAGGACCTTGGCCTGGATGAGGTGGCCCATGTGGAAAGTAAATGGGAAAATAAGGCAGAAAGGCTCTGGGAGGGCAAGAACTTCCCGGGCATGGACTGGGGCAGGCTGGACAGGCATTTTGATCAGAGTTCGCCTAACGGGCGCATGCACTACAACCACAAGGAGTACATGTACTCGATGGCTACGCTGACTGCGAAGGAAAGGAAAGAGCAGCAAGCTCCTACCGACCGCATTCTGAGCCTGCTGGAAAACAGCTTTATGCGCTGGCAGGACAACTGGTACATAGACCGCAAGCAGATGGAGCTTGGGGAAATAGATGAGTACCTGGCCCAATTTAAGAAGGAGTACCCGGAGGAGAGGGCCCCGGAGCAACTGGTGGACCTCGAGGCTGCTCAGCAGCAGTATTCAATCATGCTGAGAAAAGGGTGGTCTGTTCGCCTCTCGCTGCATGTGATGTCCAGCGACTGGTATGGGTTTCGTGGCAGGCGCATACTAATGCCAGACGGCACGCAAAAGTCCATCTATGAGGTATTTGGCGATGGGGTGATCGATGAGAACAGCCTGCCGGAGGGATGCAGCATTATAAACGGGGCAGATACTTTCCGCATACAACCGGAGGAGATCATTGTTGGCGGCTTGCCTAACCTGAGCCTGGGAGAAGGTCGCTACGCCATGCGCTACCTGAGCCACGCGGAACGCATGGAAGGTTTCTTTGATAACCTGAGTGAGACCTCGGGTGTGGGCCACAACATTCCTTCTTTTGAAAAGATTCTGGAAAAGGGCTTTGATGGCCTGCTGGAGGACATAGCTACTCACCGTAAGGCTATGCAGGAGGGCGGCCTGACGGATGAGGAGAAGCAAACGAAAGGGGACTTTTACGAAAGCTGCCACCTGGCGATAAAAGGGGTACAGGAATATTGCCTGCGCTATTCAGCGCTGGCGAAAAAGATGGCGGAGCAGTGTGGCAAGGGTGAAGGCTGGTACCGTAATAACCTGTCGGAAATTGCGGAACGGATGGAATACCTGGCGCACGGAGCGCCCCGAAACTTTACAGAAGCAGTACAGGCAATCTACACTACGCATAGCTGCCTGCACCTGACCGGCGAGCCTACGGCATTGGGCAGGCTGGACCAGGTGCTGTACCGCTTTTACCAGCAGGACCTCGAATCAGGCTTACACACCCCGGAGAGCGCACAGGAGGTGCTGGATGCCTTCTGCATCAAGCTGGATGAAAAGGTACAAGCGAACAGGATCTTCGTGGAAGACCACCAGTACTTTGGCAACCTGGCCATGGGTGGAGCGAGCGGCCCTTACCCGCAGGGGGCGAGTATAAATCAGTGGATACAGCAGCTAACCGTAGGGGGCTGTGACCCGGACACGGGCGAGTCGGCTTATAATGAGTTAACCTCCATGTTTATCCGCTGCATACGCCGTATGCCACTCAATGCACCTTGCGTGAGCCTGCGGGTACGCAAAGACATCCCTACGGAACTACTGAAGGAGGCTGGTGAAGCCATCCTGAGCGGAGGTGCCCACCCTATCTTCCTGAATGACGACTTGTTTATAGACGGCCTGCAAAGCAGCGGCAATAACGTGGGAGGCGACTTCACGAATGGCGCCAGCGGCTGGGACAGCCAGGTAACGCTGCGCAGTGCACGTAACTACGCCTGCGACGGCTGCTACGAACCTCAGTTCCCGGGTGAGAACTGGTTTAGCCTTGGGGGCTTTAGCACCCTGGAGCCGCTGGAGTGTGCCCTGAATCAGGGTAAGACCTACTCGTCTGCGGGTATGAGCTACTTCTATGGCAAGGTGCAGTCCTTTACCTCTAAGCACTGTGCGCATATAGAAACATTTGAAGAACTGAAGGAGCTTTATTTCAAGCACTTTGACTGGCTTAACCGGAAGGCCTTTAACGGACAGCTCATGGGCTTCGGGGCCAATACGGCTTATTGCCCCTCTCCCCTGCTTAGCTGCCTGATAGATAACTGCCTGCCTAAGGGTATGGACTACTATAGCGGCGGTGCCAAGTACAATATCTACGGCCCCTGCTACATCGCGCTCAGTTCGGCTATCAACAGCCTGTACGCCATCAAAAAGATGGTGTTTGACCAGGGAACGGCGGTGACCAGCCTGCCTGAGTTGCTGAACTGCCTGTGCTGTGACTGGGGCTATGCCATGACAGAACCTTTTGTAAGCACCCTGGCCGGTCCGGCACGAATAGCCGCAGAAGCAGACCGCTACAAGCGCCTGCGTGAGGTAGCGCTGAGCCTGCCCCGTTATGGCCGCGGTGTGGCAGAAGTGGATGAACTGGGCAACGAGGTGATCGAGCGTATCGCGGATTTGTCAGTGGCCTGTTTTACGGAACCGCAGGAGCGTCTTGGCGAACGATTTAAAGCCATGGCTTCGCAGTACGGCACGGAGGAGCATCCATTTGGCCTGCAAATACAGCCGGGTGTGGGTACGTTTGAAAACCACGTGGAAATGGGTGCCTGGAACGGGGCGAGTGCTGACGGCAGAAGACGCGGCACGACGGTGGCCTCTGACATGAGTGCCGCACCAAGTATGGCGGATCTTCCTGTGGACCACCAGGAAGCCGAATTCAGCAAGGCTCTCCGCAGTGCCGGCGGCAGTGGCGCCCGTAAAATGACTGAGGGAGCTCCCACGGATTTCAATATCCGCGAGATGTATCCACTGGATGACCTTGTAAGCGTAATGAGGCAGTTTGCAGACGGGGAAGGTTCCAATCTGATGACCATCACGGTCGCAGACCCTGTCTCTATGGAAACGGCCATGAGCCAACCGGAACAGTACGACCTGCTGCGGGTACGCACGGGTGGATGGACGGCTTACTTTACGGCGATGTTCCCGAACATACAGGAACAGCACCGGCGCCGGCCACTGAATACGCCGGCAGAAGACTAA
- a CDS encoding S1/P1 nuclease, protein MKRKLMLGLLLGLLCLTAKAGEHHACKRWGQNGHRIVAQIAYDNLSEKVKKKVDEALGDEYLAQVATWPDFIRSETSWDFTKPWHYITIDPDKTVEEVMQEAAGNNSIDNVLEAIALMQGILQDNKADIQMMEDMMAKNNVESLNGSLETTALAFLIHFIGDVHQPMHVGKNEDLGGNKISVLFFDDRSNLHSVWDQGMIENEGLDFKTFSGFIDKHHRNRKQEWENAVPVTWAEESVAHREDIYNTLYNNTDRDSGLPSMSYNYQHDFIPVVEERLAAAGYRAAAVLEELY, encoded by the coding sequence ATGAAAAGAAAACTAATGCTAGGCTTACTGCTAGGGCTACTCTGTCTGACTGCTAAAGCCGGTGAGCATCACGCATGCAAACGATGGGGACAAAACGGCCACCGTATTGTGGCACAGATAGCCTATGATAACCTTTCCGAAAAAGTAAAGAAAAAGGTGGATGAGGCGCTGGGCGATGAGTACCTGGCACAGGTGGCTACATGGCCTGACTTTATCCGCTCGGAAACGAGCTGGGACTTTACAAAACCATGGCACTACATCACGATAGACCCTGATAAGACGGTGGAGGAAGTGATGCAGGAAGCAGCCGGCAATAACAGCATAGATAACGTATTGGAGGCGATAGCCCTGATGCAGGGAATATTACAGGACAACAAGGCCGACATACAGATGATGGAGGACATGATGGCGAAGAATAATGTGGAGTCGCTAAATGGCTCGCTCGAAACTACCGCGCTGGCATTTCTGATCCACTTTATAGGGGATGTGCACCAACCTATGCACGTGGGTAAGAACGAGGACCTGGGGGGCAATAAGATTTCTGTACTCTTCTTTGATGACCGCAGCAACCTGCACTCGGTATGGGATCAGGGAATGATAGAAAATGAAGGCCTGGACTTTAAGACCTTTTCCGGATTTATAGATAAGCACCACCGGAACAGGAAGCAGGAATGGGAAAACGCCGTGCCGGTAACCTGGGCGGAGGAATCTGTCGCCCACCGGGAAGACATTTACAACACCTTGTATAACAATACAGACCGGGACAGCGGCCTGCCGAGTATGTCTTACAACTACCAGCACGACTTTATTCCCGTGGTGGAAGAGCGGCTGGCAGCAGCGGGCTACCGGGCAGCAGCCGTGCTGGAGGAGTTGTATTAG
- a CDS encoding pinensin family lanthipeptide, producing MKKTKMHLKQLEVQSFVTAEHPKSKQTAKVKGGATAYHYSGCYTDCGMNTCAYTCDDQSCQCDTWCSECYSLRLC from the coding sequence ATGAAAAAAACCAAAATGCACCTTAAGCAACTGGAGGTACAAAGCTTTGTAACTGCCGAACACCCTAAGAGCAAGCAAACAGCCAAGGTAAAAGGTGGGGCTACCGCATACCATTATAGCGGATGCTACACTGATTGTGGTATGAATACATGTGCTTACACATGCGATGACCAGTCCTGCCAGTGTGACACATGGTGCTCAGAATGTTACAGTTTAAGGCTCTGCTAA
- a CDS encoding right-handed parallel beta-helix repeat-containing protein has protein sequence MTSLKTGTYLLLLLIMGMYGSGCTYSAESAETEGLSLFVSPDAPDNGDGSQSNPFNDIQTALHSVQQMDDVNADTVTINLQAGTYSLQEPLRLASEVNNNGQFVLTIRALNPENTLISGGKKVDSWELHDATLNIYRADLNEHNSQTRQLYVNGQRATRARTAKYPANYKPQFTSSAHTNGIQYYPAGVDLAPADWQKPERVNAVMHTQWKMMSVPVAGVKENNSSEYGLLTMQEPAWTNANRYYDKDSEAPGIWSFWRVSYFENSYSFLNEPGEWYHDEEANQLYYIPREGEHMSSADVQMPVLETLVEGQGTADSPLKNIAFEGITFAYATWMTPDTDTGYVADQSGNYVVGSNNPVNTTGHVQNVKRTAGNLQFSYTHHLTISNCTFTHMGGVALDLGLGCKHNTIANNIFNDISSAAIQLGGATADFHHPDSEDKVLSHNSLLHNRISYTAQEYVDAAAIFAPFTSHTDISFNSISHTNWSGIALGWGWGLLDESGYPGLNTATWHMWGTFDSPTPNDHNRITYNKIAYFLEDRWDGGMIYTTGQQAHSAEGALLIKGNVGLYKRKSGGGNIIYTDGGSRYIQVERNVSLENPIGKIDMGPEVASADKLKPTYYKLTDLTKLNIPYGGACGGCRTYGDITWKDNYWNASFIPLEEALWDDLENIYNWLKDRPDSLDMYAKSGFFNVCPFTDPVTNTTYPTDTTFINNHHIMSIKDVPASLLDSAGVWQEERI, from the coding sequence ATGACCTCACTAAAAACCGGCACGTACCTTCTGCTACTACTGATCATGGGGATGTATGGCAGCGGCTGTACTTACTCAGCAGAATCTGCTGAAACCGAAGGCCTGTCACTGTTTGTATCTCCTGATGCTCCCGATAACGGGGACGGCAGCCAGAGCAACCCCTTCAATGATATCCAGACAGCACTACATTCCGTACAGCAAATGGATGATGTAAATGCTGATACGGTTACGATTAATCTTCAGGCAGGTACTTATTCTTTGCAGGAGCCTCTACGCCTGGCCTCAGAAGTAAATAATAATGGTCAGTTTGTGCTTACTATCAGGGCACTGAACCCTGAAAACACCCTTATCTCCGGAGGAAAAAAGGTAGATTCGTGGGAGCTTCACGATGCCACACTGAATATATACCGTGCTGACCTTAATGAGCATAACAGCCAAACACGACAGCTTTATGTAAACGGGCAAAGGGCTACGCGCGCCAGAACTGCGAAGTACCCGGCCAATTATAAGCCGCAATTTACCTCTTCGGCACATACCAACGGCATACAGTACTACCCTGCGGGTGTGGACCTTGCGCCGGCAGATTGGCAAAAGCCTGAACGCGTAAACGCAGTAATGCATACGCAGTGGAAAATGATGAGTGTACCCGTGGCCGGTGTCAAAGAGAACAATTCTTCTGAATACGGCCTACTAACCATGCAGGAACCTGCGTGGACGAATGCGAACCGGTATTATGATAAAGACAGTGAAGCGCCGGGCATATGGAGCTTCTGGCGTGTGAGCTACTTCGAAAACAGTTATTCCTTCCTGAATGAGCCGGGTGAATGGTATCACGATGAGGAGGCAAACCAACTGTACTACATTCCACGTGAGGGTGAGCATATGAGCTCTGCCGATGTGCAGATGCCGGTGCTTGAAACGCTGGTGGAAGGACAGGGAACTGCTGACTCCCCATTGAAAAATATTGCATTTGAAGGCATCACCTTTGCCTATGCTACCTGGATGACTCCGGACACTGACACGGGCTACGTAGCCGATCAAAGCGGAAATTACGTAGTGGGCAGTAATAACCCGGTAAATACCACGGGGCATGTACAAAATGTAAAGCGTACGGCGGGTAACCTGCAGTTTTCATATACCCATCACCTCACTATCAGCAACTGTACGTTTACTCATATGGGAGGAGTGGCCCTGGATCTTGGCCTGGGGTGTAAACATAACACCATTGCCAATAATATTTTTAATGACATCAGTTCTGCAGCGATACAGCTTGGGGGTGCCACGGCTGACTTCCACCATCCGGATAGTGAAGATAAGGTGCTGTCACATAATAGCCTATTGCATAACCGCATCAGCTACACGGCGCAGGAATATGTGGATGCGGCGGCTATATTTGCGCCATTTACCTCACATACGGACATCAGCTTCAACAGCATCTCCCATACTAACTGGTCTGGCATAGCCCTGGGCTGGGGCTGGGGACTGCTCGATGAGTCCGGGTATCCGGGGCTCAATACAGCTACCTGGCACATGTGGGGTACGTTTGACTCCCCCACCCCCAACGACCATAACCGGATCACTTATAATAAAATAGCATACTTCCTGGAAGACCGCTGGGACGGGGGCATGATCTACACCACCGGCCAGCAGGCGCATAGTGCAGAAGGTGCTTTGCTGATCAAAGGGAATGTGGGCTTATACAAAAGAAAATCAGGTGGTGGGAATATCATCTACACAGACGGAGGCAGCCGGTATATACAGGTGGAACGTAATGTATCCCTCGAGAATCCGATCGGAAAAATAGATATGGGACCCGAGGTGGCTTCTGCAGACAAGCTTAAACCGACATATTATAAACTGACTGATCTGACCAAACTGAATATACCCTATGGCGGAGCGTGCGGGGGTTGCAGGACGTACGGTGATATTACGTGGAAAGACAATTACTGGAACGCCTCATTCATTCCCCTGGAGGAGGCTCTATGGGATGATCTTGAAAACATATATAACTGGCTAAAGGACAGACCTGACAGCCTGGATATGTATGCAAAAAGCGGTTTTTTTAATGTATGCCCTTTTACAGACCCTGTCACAAATACCACGTATCCTACTGACACTACGTTTATCAATAATCATCATATTATGAGTATAAAAGATGTACCTGCGTCACTATTAGATTCTGCAGGTGTATGGCAGGAGGAAAGAATATGA
- a CDS encoding DUF6122 family protein has translation MLQTSVHYFLHLGLPLIIAYVFFRNEWGRVYLILLGTMLVDVDHLLADPVFQPNRCSIGFHPLHSYYAIALYFIFLFLKRPLNLIGLGLLLHMLTDFTDCLFMYQACRECVEGAPAYELIRYIVG, from the coding sequence ATGCTTCAGACATCAGTCCACTATTTTTTACACCTTGGCCTGCCTTTGATTATTGCCTACGTGTTTTTCCGTAACGAGTGGGGGAGGGTATACCTGATATTGCTGGGCACTATGCTGGTGGATGTGGATCATTTGCTGGCCGATCCCGTTTTTCAGCCTAATAGGTGCAGTATCGGTTTTCACCCGCTGCACAGCTACTATGCCATAGCATTGTATTTTATCTTCCTATTTCTTAAAAGGCCTTTAAACCTTATCGGCTTAGGGCTGCTGCTGCATATGCTTACCGACTTCACTGATTGCCTCTTTATGTACCAGGCATGCCGGGAATGTGTGGAGGGAGCTCCCGCCTATGAGCTTATCCGGTATATTGTAGGATAG